In Vicia villosa cultivar HV-30 ecotype Madison, WI linkage group LG7, Vvil1.0, whole genome shotgun sequence, the DNA window AACTGTGATGCTTGTAGTACTGTTAAAAAAACACCGAAAACCCAAACCATTAATAATTGGTTCACGAATTGAACTGATATTTCAAATACAGTTCAATAGCTTGAACACAAAGTGAACTGATATTTCATTCACAGTTTAATAACCTGAACCAAGCTCCAAAAACCCAACCCAAACTGTGAGAACTGAGCTGCTAAGCCCCACTTATTTTCACTAATTTAGTTTATGGTTTATTGATCTTCCATAACCCTATTCCTTAACCTGAAACAACTTTGCACAACCTTCATCATAATCTGTGGCGGGAACTCTAATTGATGCAAGTACTTGTCAATTCTAATAGTCTATTCATAACCATGCTTAACACAAATCCCGTCTTAAATCCAATCTTATTTGAAGAGTTTGTTTATCATCTATGAATAATTTCTGCAACAGATTTCATGGAGATTTGGAACTATCAGTTTTGCTGATTCTGTTTTCAAAGTCTGAATTGTAGTTCAAGATTTCTTGCATTTCTTTTTTGGAATGGGGATGAACAATTTGTTTTGTAAAGAAACACTGGTTTggttcaaaaattaattttttggtgCAAAAAACCAGAAACACTGTTTGGAGTCATATGGACTCGACTTAGACAATATTGGACGATTATTTCCCTTTGTTGTATCTGGCCATTTTTTTGTCATTATGTCTAACTCTCTTATTCTTGTTAATGTTGCTATAGTATACTTTTTGCTTCAACCACTAAAAGGAATCATTTCTCTTTTCTACAGCTGGAAAGATTTCACGTCGTGTTTCTGTTGTTCATTACCATGATCCTAAAGAACTCGAAAAGATTACTACAactgatgcaaaaaaagcgcttcTAAATTCTATAGGCGCGACTCCCGGAAATTTTTCACGTGCATCAGCATTAAAAAGTAGCAGACTGAAGAGCTCATTATCTGAATTTTCTGAACGATCAAAGACTCCAAAAAGAAGACGTGGTGGGACCAAAACTCAAATGCCAAACCTCATGAACTCTTCTGATCATTCTCAAGGAGGAAAGTCAAACACTTCTGCAATCTCTTCTGATCATTCTCACGGAGCAAAGTCAGATGCTTCCGCCTTCTGATCATTCTCATGGAGGAaagtcaaaaagaagaaaacatACGTAGTAATGTTTACTTCAGTTGATATATACTTTCTTATGATCATTCTCATGGAGGAAAGTCAAAGAGAAGAAAACATACGGAGTAATGTTTCCTTCAGCTGATATATACTTTCTCATGGACCGCATTAATATATGACATTAATAGTACTTGAGCAATGTTACTTTTTTCTgtttctctttttcatttttttcaactGGGGTTACTACTCAGGATCATTGATTTTCACTGTTGCCATTTTTTCGAGATTAATGGTTTGGATAGAAGCATGGTAATATTATGGCGAAAGTTGATCTATGTAGCCGATCCTTAATGGGATAAGGATTTGTTGTTAATGTAGATGGTCAATAGATATATCAAATAGTAGCATTCAATGATTAACTAATCAACCATTGAACTTTATAGACTATTATTCTTGTTTCTAATCATCTTAATGTTATTCTCGAAATGAGAAGcaataataatatacataaacTGAATTTGCTGATTCCATCTGATTGGCAGTGGCTTCATCAAAGGGTCACACTTGGGTACTTGCAAGATCCATAACcttcataaaagaaaaaaattaaccatAATCTAGtttatttaaatcatttgttTAATATCTATGTCTATAAAGCAAGTTTTAAACTTGAAAATATATTTCTAtacaagaattaaaaaaaagaaacttaCTTGGATCCTTTGCAATTTGGGTGGCAAGCCCGTTGAAATGACAAGTTCCACCCACATGTCTAAACTGAGACCAATAGGAGCTAAATGCATAGCTAGCATGAGCCACCACTGAATCTGGTTTAAAACACGGTTTCCCGAGTTGAACCGAATCACATGTTTGGTTACCTTGTGAGCAAGCGTATGACAATGCCTCCACAACCGCCGTCTCATTTGCTCCCTGTGCCACCACACACCACGCCTTCCCTTTATAATCCTCTGCCGGTGGCAATGTCTTAAACTCCGACTCTAGAGTTTTGCCAGAAAGGTCGATCTCGTAAATATTTGAGCCATTTGGGTATAATAACCCAAAGTGACGCTCTGTCCCCAAACCCGATTTCAAGTTTTCATTAAACAAAGCAAATATAAATGACGGTAGAACCAAACCCGGTCGAGCCGGTGTCCCTATATGAGGTTTTTTTGTAACTTTCTTTACAAAGTTTCTGTTATATGTTGCAGCATTGTGAATATTCGCACCGAGTTGGTCCAAGTTGCCACCATTAGGCCAACCCGTTTCAGCAATAAAGATCCGAATACCCGGAAACCCTAGTCCCTCCATTGCAAAATAAACCGCATCCACCATTTGATCAAATAAATTAGTATAAACCAAACCCGTATTTGAATCCGTAACCGTGATGTTATTGGATTCAAAAAGAGCATAATTCAAGTTAATATTAATAGGATCTGAAGTCCAAGCAAAAAACGGATAAACATCCAAGAAGAAATAAGAGTTGGTAACATGTAAGAACTCCAACATGGGTTTAATAACACTAAAGGCAATGTCATTTCTAAATGTTCCATTTGAAGGTGGAAATGAAGTTTGTAATACATCCATTGCTGAAGTGGTTCCAACTTTGATTTTATGCAAACCATAGATAGTTAAGGAATGTTTGATTCGACGCATCGCAGGTACAATGTGAGGCCATGTTTGGTTTGTTGTTGAGGAAATGAGTTCATTACCGACGAGAAGATAACGAATGAGCGTTTTTGGATAAAATGGTACGAggtttgattggatccattggtTTGAGAATGTTTGGTTTAAGGATATGTTGGTAATGAGTTGATTTGGCAGCATGATTGATACTTGGAGTTGGAGTCCTGTGTTTTCGAGGGCTTTAAGGATTTCTGGATTTGTGTCATAGATTTTGACCCGTTTGGCTTTGAGGTTTTTGATGAGAGACACAGAGGCTGTTGGTGTTGGAAGGTTGTTACCTAGTTGTCCATAGTTTACTCCAGGTTGCTCTGAAATTTCTCCACCTATGGTGTCATGTTAGAAAATTGAGGTTAGAGAAAAACACTAGAttctttaataaataaaacacacaaagtTTGTGATTTTGATTTATGTGAAGAGAAAAGGTGAAGTTACTTACTTGAAGTGAAGAATAAGGAGAAGATAAATAGAGAAATCAGAGCCATAACCATTGCTTTCATTGATACTGTGTTTCTTGGAGCTGCTCAAGTCATTTTGAGATGTGTATGAGATTAAATTGAAGGCAAAATTAGAGATTTAGATCATGATAACATGGTTGACATGTGAGAAGATTAGTCTTCA includes these proteins:
- the LOC131616369 gene encoding uncharacterized protein LOC131616369 gives rise to the protein MSKQQVVAISKDDPESYKPHHEFKQDVKEALVDLNLTESSELWLLRLPFSNDLLADIDGQELSLKLDKDGTLASFEGASGKAYDFVSFASMEPDETVFVSSATESKIAGKISRRVSVVHYHDPKELEKITTTDAKKALLNSIGATPGNFSRASALKSSRLKSSLSEFSERSKTPKRRRGGTKTQMPNLMNSSDHSQGGKSNTSAISSDHSHGAKSDASAF
- the LOC131616368 gene encoding probable glucan endo-1,3-beta-glucosidase A6 is translated as MKAMVMALISLFIFSLFFTSSGEISEQPGVNYGQLGNNLPTPTASVSLIKNLKAKRVKIYDTNPEILKALENTGLQLQVSIMLPNQLITNISLNQTFSNQWIQSNLVPFYPKTLIRYLLVGNELISSTTNQTWPHIVPAMRRIKHSLTIYGLHKIKVGTTSAMDVLQTSFPPSNGTFRNDIAFSVIKPMLEFLHVTNSYFFLDVYPFFAWTSDPININLNYALFESNNITVTDSNTGLVYTNLFDQMVDAVYFAMEGLGFPGIRIFIAETGWPNGGNLDQLGANIHNAATYNRNFVKKVTKKPHIGTPARPGLVLPSFIFALFNENLKSGLGTERHFGLLYPNGSNIYEIDLSGKTLESEFKTLPPAEDYKGKAWCVVAQGANETAVVEALSYACSQGNQTCDSVQLGKPCFKPDSVVAHASYAFSSYWSQFRHVGGTCHFNGLATQIAKDPSYGSCKYPSVTL